One genomic region from Solwaraspora sp. WMMD792 encodes:
- a CDS encoding DUF4178 domain-containing protein, producing the protein MNGTIAYLVTGLGCLIATAGVVVAIAVWHTRTRAGGSRKRPGGGPVDPFHTGDTDALRGDPRRLGPGDIVEIRAQSYAVRGSLHFAEGSWTWSEHFLDDARGDKLWLSVESDPDLELVLWRAAGPDLQHLQPGPAVVDVAGRRYRLDESGQARFTSVGATGLTPSGYVRYFDYTAPDNARLSFEGFGDSGRWEVGFGEVLHRAEVMIYPSAGQAPTVGKA; encoded by the coding sequence ATGAACGGGACCATTGCTTACCTGGTGACCGGGCTGGGATGCCTGATCGCGACGGCTGGTGTGGTGGTGGCGATCGCCGTGTGGCATACCCGGACCCGGGCCGGTGGCTCTCGGAAGAGGCCCGGTGGGGGACCGGTCGACCCGTTCCACACCGGTGACACCGACGCGTTGCGTGGCGATCCGCGTCGCCTCGGCCCCGGTGACATCGTGGAGATCCGGGCACAGTCGTACGCGGTCCGCGGCAGCCTGCACTTCGCCGAGGGCAGCTGGACCTGGAGCGAGCACTTCCTCGACGACGCGCGGGGCGACAAGCTGTGGCTCTCCGTCGAGTCCGATCCCGACCTGGAGCTGGTGTTGTGGCGGGCGGCCGGGCCTGACCTGCAACACCTGCAGCCCGGCCCGGCGGTGGTGGACGTCGCTGGGCGCCGTTACCGGCTCGACGAGTCCGGCCAGGCCCGGTTCACCAGCGTCGGGGCGACCGGGCTGACCCCCAGCGGCTACGTGCGCTACTTCGACTACACCGCCCCGGACAACGCCCGGCTGTCCTTCGAAGGTTTCGGCGACTCGGGCCGCTGGGAGGTCGGCTTCGGCGAGGTGCTGCACCGCGCCGAGGTGATGATCTACCCGTCCGCTGGTCAGGCACCGACCGTCGGGAAGGCCTGA
- a CDS encoding low temperature requirement protein A, translated as MDETRPARGGLRSVRPGARVDRLEIFFDLVFVFAFYNIARVTAGELTGQGLVAGMLILALLWWAWCSHLMLANRIRLGEGIAPLVMFAAMAAVFTAALTIPQAFTDKPSGLPGPLLMAGCYLVVRGLHLLLYGLAPDDGRAGGPRLGRLAVPPLLATALLVGAGVVPYLGLSSNVVFALQVGCWLAALTVEYAAGYLLATWGWAVRAASHWVERFELILMIALGELIVSVGVGSDLIARPVTWPAVAGATFAVAVAAALWWSHFDLVAPAALQAFHATDEARSRAALARDAYVYLHQPMIAGLILTALGMEEALHHLGTAGVDLSTPAAAPTMPLAYGGAALFFVAQVGFQARMLGTVTVTRVAVVVVLVGLAPVAARSPALAGTALLAVVCVGLVLAEMVLLRKSRRRLREATMHERLTHEARESAWRQRRYH; from the coding sequence ATGGACGAGACCCGGCCGGCGCGCGGCGGGCTGCGCTCGGTCCGTCCCGGCGCCCGGGTCGACCGGCTGGAGATCTTCTTCGACCTGGTCTTCGTCTTCGCGTTCTACAACATCGCCCGGGTGACCGCCGGCGAGCTCACCGGCCAGGGTCTCGTCGCCGGGATGCTCATCCTGGCGCTGCTGTGGTGGGCGTGGTGTTCACACCTGATGCTCGCCAACCGAATCCGGCTCGGGGAGGGCATCGCCCCGCTGGTGATGTTCGCGGCGATGGCAGCGGTCTTCACCGCCGCGCTGACCATCCCGCAGGCGTTCACCGACAAGCCGAGCGGCCTGCCCGGTCCGCTGCTGATGGCCGGCTGCTACCTGGTCGTCCGGGGCCTGCACCTGCTGCTGTACGGGCTGGCCCCGGACGACGGCCGGGCCGGTGGTCCCCGGCTGGGTCGGCTGGCGGTCCCTCCGCTGCTCGCCACCGCGCTGCTGGTCGGCGCCGGTGTGGTGCCGTACCTGGGTCTGTCGTCGAACGTCGTGTTCGCGCTGCAGGTCGGCTGTTGGCTGGCCGCTCTGACGGTCGAGTACGCCGCCGGATACCTGCTGGCCACCTGGGGATGGGCGGTGCGGGCGGCCAGCCACTGGGTGGAGCGGTTCGAGCTCATCCTGATGATCGCGCTGGGCGAACTGATCGTGTCGGTCGGCGTCGGTAGCGATCTGATCGCCCGGCCGGTCACCTGGCCGGCGGTGGCCGGCGCGACCTTCGCGGTGGCGGTCGCCGCCGCCCTGTGGTGGTCACACTTCGACCTGGTCGCGCCGGCCGCGCTGCAGGCGTTCCACGCCACCGACGAGGCCCGGTCCCGCGCGGCGCTGGCCCGCGACGCGTACGTCTACCTGCACCAGCCGATGATCGCCGGGCTGATCCTGACCGCGCTCGGCATGGAGGAGGCATTGCATCATCTGGGCACCGCCGGGGTCGACCTGTCCACCCCGGCCGCGGCTCCGACCATGCCGTTGGCCTACGGCGGGGCGGCGTTGTTCTTCGTCGCCCAGGTGGGGTTCCAGGCCCGGATGCTCGGCACGGTCACCGTCACCCGGGTCGCGGTCGTCGTCGTGCTGGTCGGGCTCGCTCCGGTCGCCGCCCGGTCGCCGGCGCTGGCCGGCACCGCGCTGCTGGCCGTGGTGTGCGTCGGCCTGGTCCTGGCCGAGATGGTGCTGCTGCGGAAGTCCCGCC
- a CDS encoding DUF350 domain-containing protein: MFRTLFVDLLLTLAYAGVGLVLMALGYLLVDLVTPGKLHELIWAQRNRNATVLLASNLLAVGTIVVAAIAAGENSFVTGLVGTAGYGLLGLLVMAVSFVLLDAVTPGRLGEILVDREPHPAVWVSATIHLATGAIVAAAIS, translated from the coding sequence ATGTTCCGCACTCTGTTCGTCGATCTGCTGCTCACCCTGGCGTACGCCGGGGTCGGGCTGGTCCTGATGGCGCTCGGCTACCTGCTGGTCGACCTGGTCACCCCCGGCAAGCTGCACGAACTCATCTGGGCGCAGCGCAACCGCAACGCGACCGTGCTGCTCGCCTCGAACTTGCTCGCGGTGGGCACCATCGTCGTCGCGGCGATCGCCGCCGGGGAGAACAGCTTCGTCACCGGCCTGGTCGGCACCGCCGGGTACGGGCTGCTCGGCCTGCTGGTGATGGCGGTGTCGTTCGTGCTGCTGGACGCGGTCACGCCGGGCCGCCTCGGGGAAATCCTGGTGGACCGGGAGCCGCACCCGGCGGTCTGGGTCAGCGCGACCATTCACCTTGCCACCGGCGCCATCGTGGCGGCGGCGATCAGTTGA
- a CDS encoding dienelactone hydrolase family protein: protein MVPARTRAVVLFAHGSGSSRLSPRNRTVAGRLHATGLATVLADLLTKEEEQIDATTAQLRFDIALLSRRLTAVVDWAVEQPELDGLPVGLFGASTGAAAALSAAAARPERVGAVVSRGGRPDLAGNVLAEVRAPTLLLVGELDPQVAELNAAAAAALRAPHDLRVVPGAGHLFAEPGALDRVAADAAGWFDTHLR from the coding sequence ATGGTGCCCGCCCGCACCCGGGCGGTGGTGCTGTTCGCCCACGGCAGCGGCAGCTCCCGGCTCAGTCCACGCAACCGTACGGTGGCCGGCCGGCTGCACGCGACCGGCCTCGCGACCGTCCTGGCCGATCTGCTGACCAAGGAGGAGGAGCAGATCGACGCGACCACCGCCCAACTGCGCTTCGACATCGCCCTGCTCAGCCGGCGGTTGACCGCGGTGGTGGACTGGGCCGTCGAGCAGCCGGAACTCGACGGCCTGCCGGTGGGACTGTTCGGCGCCAGTACCGGCGCGGCGGCGGCGCTGAGTGCCGCCGCCGCCCGGCCGGAACGGGTCGGTGCCGTTGTGTCGCGGGGCGGCCGGCCCGACCTGGCCGGCAATGTCCTGGCCGAGGTACGGGCACCGACCCTGCTGCTGGTTGGGGAGCTTGATCCGCAGGTCGCGGAGCTCAACGCGGCGGCTGCGGCCGCCCTGCGGGCACCGCACGACCTGCGGGTGGTGCCGGGCGCCGGTCACCTGTTCGCCGAGCCGGGCGCGCTGGACCGGGTCGCCGCCGACGCCGCCGGCTGGTTCGACACACATCTGCGGTGA
- a CDS encoding SAM-dependent methyltransferase, with product MRADVENANIARIYDYYLGGLYNFAIDRERAERIKLMLPSVDLLARSNRDWLRRSVRYLVGQGVRQFIDIASGLPTVGNTHEVAHALDAQARVVYVDNDHSAVVHGEDILATEPLVAMAEVDGKYPDQVWSHPAVRELIDLSQPVGIVLGGLLVFVQDDEDPAGLVAAYRDALAPGSYIAMSHLSADTADEETRGQVDRMVAAYQAGVGANLYVRDKATITSWFDGMELVEPGVTLMADWRPDPGLDVDAQTPSRQLGYGGMARVG from the coding sequence GTGCGAGCCGATGTGGAAAATGCCAACATCGCCCGGATCTACGACTATTACCTCGGTGGACTCTACAACTTCGCGATCGATCGCGAACGGGCCGAACGCATCAAGCTGATGCTGCCCAGCGTCGACCTGCTCGCCCGGAGCAACCGGGACTGGCTGCGCCGTTCGGTGCGCTACCTGGTCGGCCAGGGCGTGCGGCAGTTCATCGACATCGCCTCAGGACTGCCGACGGTCGGCAACACGCACGAGGTGGCGCACGCCCTCGACGCCCAGGCCCGGGTGGTCTATGTGGACAACGACCACTCGGCTGTCGTCCACGGTGAGGACATCCTCGCCACGGAGCCGCTGGTGGCGATGGCCGAGGTCGACGGTAAGTACCCCGACCAGGTGTGGTCGCACCCGGCGGTCCGCGAGCTGATCGACCTGTCGCAGCCGGTGGGCATCGTCCTCGGCGGGCTGCTCGTCTTCGTTCAGGACGACGAGGATCCGGCCGGGCTCGTCGCGGCCTACCGGGACGCGCTGGCACCGGGCAGCTACATCGCGATGTCGCACCTCAGCGCGGACACGGCCGACGAGGAGACCCGCGGGCAGGTGGACCGGATGGTCGCCGCCTACCAGGCCGGCGTCGGCGCGAACCTCTACGTCCGGGACAAGGCCACCATCACCTCTTGGTTCGACGGCATGGAGCTGGTCGAGCCCGGTGTGACCCTGATGGCGGACTGGCGGCCGGACCCGGGTCTCGACGTGGACGCACAGACCCCGTCCCGGCAGCTCGGCTACGGCGGAATGGCCCGCGTCGGGTAA
- the pabB gene encoding aminodeoxychorismate synthase component I — MRILLVDNYDSYTYNLFQLLAAVAGSEPTVLANDDPRLAAVDRLAAQCVVISPGPGRPHRVTDLGWGWELLDRRRDLPVLGVCLGHQAIALHAGARVDQRRARHGLIDRVRHTGAGLFAGIPQGFAAVRYHSLRVAEPVPADLMVSAWAADGTVMALTHRRLPRWGVQFHPESIASEHGAQLVGNFLALARAAGSAAATARPVAAGPRRAAPAPVTTRQPAPDPAAPDPAASGPGWRRDVTVLDAEIDTEAVFQDLYADARYAYWLDGADVAAGRSRFSFLGDADGPLAEVLSYRIGSGRVEVRRPDRPVGQETGGILDVLRQRLARRRLPPAGLPFDFAGGYVGYLGYEMKADCAPTTARRADTPDAVWIFADRLVAVDHLHRRTYLVALSIDDVGQHAARDWLAATATRLRAVPSSVRPGPSDKPSAPDAGTDLWRWVTPARDRSRYLADVDAARTQLRRGESYEICLTNQLWLPPVADPLAYYRTLRRINPAPYAAYLRLGDVAVASSSPERFLRIRPDGRVDSSPVKGTSARADDADEDDRLRRTLASSAKTRAENLMIVDLLRNDLGRVCEVGSVRVPRFLATETYPTLHQLVSTVEGRLRPSTGAVDCVRSCFPGGSMTGAPKLRTMEIIDRLEQRARGIYSGALGYFGLGGGADFSIVIRTAVLTGDGVTIGTGGAIVLDSDPADEYAETMLKARALLVAYRSATRSVR, encoded by the coding sequence GTGCGGATCCTGCTGGTCGACAACTACGACTCCTACACGTACAACCTCTTCCAGCTGCTCGCGGCGGTCGCCGGCAGCGAGCCGACCGTGCTGGCCAACGACGACCCCCGGCTTGCCGCCGTCGACCGGCTTGCCGCGCAGTGCGTGGTGATCTCGCCCGGCCCAGGTCGGCCGCACCGGGTGACCGACCTGGGCTGGGGGTGGGAACTGCTCGACCGCCGTCGCGACCTGCCGGTGCTCGGGGTGTGCCTCGGTCACCAGGCGATCGCGTTGCACGCTGGCGCGCGGGTCGACCAGCGGCGGGCCCGGCACGGACTGATCGACCGGGTGCGGCACACCGGTGCCGGACTGTTCGCCGGCATACCTCAGGGTTTCGCGGCGGTCCGGTACCACTCGCTGCGGGTGGCTGAGCCGGTGCCGGCGGACCTCATGGTGAGCGCGTGGGCCGCCGACGGCACGGTGATGGCGTTGACGCACCGTCGGTTGCCCCGTTGGGGCGTGCAGTTCCATCCGGAGTCGATCGCCAGCGAACACGGCGCCCAGCTGGTCGGCAACTTCCTGGCCCTGGCCCGGGCCGCCGGGTCCGCCGCCGCCACCGCCCGTCCGGTGGCGGCCGGGCCGCGCCGTGCCGCCCCCGCACCGGTGACAACCCGGCAGCCGGCACCTGACCCTGCGGCCCCCGATCCTGCGGCCTCCGGCCCGGGCTGGCGGCGCGACGTGACGGTCCTCGACGCGGAGATCGACACCGAGGCGGTCTTCCAGGATCTGTACGCCGACGCACGGTACGCGTACTGGCTCGACGGCGCCGACGTCGCGGCCGGGCGTTCCCGGTTCTCCTTCCTCGGTGACGCCGACGGACCGCTGGCCGAGGTGCTCAGCTACCGGATCGGCAGTGGCCGGGTCGAGGTGCGCCGGCCGGACCGTCCCGTCGGGCAGGAGACCGGCGGCATACTCGACGTGCTGCGCCAGCGGTTGGCGCGGCGGCGGCTGCCCCCAGCTGGGCTGCCGTTCGACTTCGCCGGCGGCTACGTCGGCTATCTCGGCTACGAGATGAAGGCCGACTGTGCGCCCACCACCGCCCGCCGGGCCGACACCCCCGACGCGGTCTGGATCTTCGCCGACCGGCTGGTCGCCGTCGACCACCTGCACCGGCGCACCTACCTGGTGGCGCTGAGCATCGACGACGTCGGGCAGCACGCTGCCCGGGACTGGCTGGCGGCGACGGCGACCCGGCTGCGCGCGGTGCCGTCGTCGGTGCGGCCCGGGCCGTCCGACAAGCCGTCGGCACCGGACGCCGGGACGGACCTGTGGCGCTGGGTGACGCCCGCCCGCGACCGCAGCCGCTACCTCGCCGACGTCGACGCGGCCCGCACCCAGCTGCGACGCGGCGAGAGCTACGAGATCTGCCTGACCAACCAGTTGTGGCTACCGCCGGTCGCGGATCCGCTGGCCTACTACCGGACGCTGCGTCGGATCAACCCCGCGCCTTACGCCGCGTACCTGCGGCTGGGCGACGTCGCCGTGGCCAGCTCCTCCCCGGAGCGGTTCCTGCGCATCCGCCCGGACGGCCGGGTCGACAGTAGCCCGGTGAAGGGCACCTCGGCCCGTGCGGACGACGCCGACGAGGACGACCGGCTACGTCGTACGCTGGCCAGCTCAGCCAAGACCCGGGCCGAGAACCTGATGATCGTCGACCTGCTCCGCAACGATCTCGGCCGGGTCTGCGAGGTCGGCTCGGTGCGCGTCCCCCGGTTCCTGGCCACCGAGACCTACCCGACCCTGCACCAGCTGGTGTCCACGGTCGAAGGGCGGCTGCGTCCGTCGACCGGCGCGGTCGACTGCGTACGGTCGTGTTTCCCCGGCGGGTCGATGACCGGTGCGCCGAAGCTGCGCACCATGGAGATCATCGACCGGTTGGAGCAGCGGGCCCGGGGGATCTACTCCGGTGCCCTCGGCTACTTCGGTCTCGGCGGCGGTGCCGACTTCAGCATCGTGATCCGTACTGCGGTGCTGACCGGCGACGGGGTCACCATCGGCACCGGCGGTGCCATCGTGCTGGACTCCGACCCGGCCGACGAGTACGCCGAGACGATGCTCAAGGCGCGGGCGCTGCTCGTCGCGTACCGGTCGGCCACCCGGTCGGTCCGGTGA
- a CDS encoding DUF4247 domain-containing protein: MTSRKWIVGGVVLALVGVIVSCCGLAVGTFSARGYVERSYARSVVDDIGSDAEGYRSDLPPRQVAQQLTRAFSPADEYTVGDRYYLRYGDDSVVILPIAAGSLILLERMTTAYPRYRSVVGNSWNWQRGSTIRGGGPGTGK, from the coding sequence GTGACTTCCCGCAAATGGATCGTCGGTGGCGTGGTCCTCGCTCTGGTGGGCGTGATCGTGTCGTGCTGCGGGCTGGCCGTCGGCACTTTCTCCGCCCGCGGCTACGTCGAGCGCAGCTATGCCCGTTCGGTGGTCGACGACATCGGCTCCGACGCCGAGGGGTACCGCTCCGATCTGCCACCGCGCCAGGTGGCGCAGCAGCTCACCCGGGCGTTCAGCCCGGCCGACGAGTACACCGTCGGTGACCGCTACTACCTGCGCTACGGCGACGACTCGGTGGTCATCCTGCCGATCGCCGCCGGCTCGCTGATCCTGCTGGAACGCATGACGACCGCGTACCCCCGGTACCGCTCCGTCGTCGGCAACTCGTGGAACTGGCAGCGCGGCAGCACGATCCGGGGCGGCGGTCCCGGCACCGGCAAGTAA
- a CDS encoding DUF2617 family protein: MLVALDAPYVDTSAAELSFALGLAERPALHVLELPLPGAGGGARSGSRPTGSQPAGLLRLRLLGASHQVVLRTAGHDLVETLACLPGHPPDLPAVVDADDGYRFAARALRLSAGELAGRADRLRRQLTGDPHALVGVFPGSPDALTALHARIDGARISWRTWHAYPQTAELVETETVVTVR, from the coding sequence ATGCTGGTCGCCCTGGACGCACCGTACGTCGACACCAGCGCGGCGGAGCTCAGCTTCGCGCTCGGTCTGGCCGAGCGACCCGCCCTGCACGTGCTCGAGCTGCCCCTGCCGGGTGCCGGCGGTGGCGCCCGCTCCGGTTCGCGGCCGACCGGTTCGCAGCCGGCAGGGCTGCTGCGCCTGCGGTTGCTCGGGGCCTCGCATCAGGTCGTGCTGCGTACCGCCGGCCATGACCTGGTCGAGACACTCGCCTGCCTGCCCGGTCACCCGCCCGACCTGCCGGCGGTGGTGGACGCCGATGACGGCTACCGGTTCGCCGCGCGGGCGCTTCGGCTGTCGGCCGGCGAACTCGCCGGGCGGGCCGACCGCCTCCGCCGGCAGCTGACCGGTGACCCGCACGCCCTGGTCGGCGTCTTTCCGGGCAGCCCGGACGCACTCACCGCGCTGCACGCCCGGATCGATGGTGCGCGGATCAGTTGGCGCACCTGGCATGCGTACCCGCAGACAGCCGAGTTGGTCGAGACCGAGACGGTGGTGACAGTACGGTGA